In the genome of Nycticebus coucang isolate mNycCou1 chromosome 12, mNycCou1.pri, whole genome shotgun sequence, one region contains:
- the MPV17L gene encoding mpv17-like protein isoform X1, producing the protein MAGWWRVLQRAAQRYPWPTNVLLYTGLYSAGDALQQRLRDGPADWHQTRRVATVAVTFHANFNYVWLRLLERALPGRAPRAVLVKVLCDQAVGGPITLSAFYVVGMNILQGKDDIFLDLKQKFWNTYKTGLMYWPFVQLTNFSLVPIHWRTAYTGLCGFLWATFLCFSQQSGDGTLKSAFTFLRMKETRAVEGPPEK; encoded by the exons ATGGCGGGCTGGTGGCGGGTGCTGCAGCGCGCGGCCCAGCGCTACCCGTGGCCCACCAACGTCCTCCTCTACACCGGGCTCTACTCCGCCGGCGACGCGCTGCAGCAGCGGCTGCGGGACGGCCCGGCCGACTGGCACCAGACCCGGCGCGTGGCCACAGTGGCCGTGACCTTCCACGCCAACTTCAACTACGTGTGGCTGCGCCTACTGGAGCGCGCGCTGCCAGGCCGCGCGCCACGCGCCGTTCTGGTCAAGGTGCTGTGCGACCAGGCGGTCGGCGGGCCCATCACGCTGTCCGCCTTCTACGTCG TAGGTATGAACATTCTCCAGGGGAAAGATGATATATTTTTGGATCTGAAACAGAAATTCTGGAATACATACAAG acCGGTCTGATGTACTGGCCTTTTGTACAG CTGACCAACTTCAGCCTTGTCCCTATTCACTGGAGAACAGCTTACACTGGACTCTGTGGTTTTCTCTGGGCCAccttcctttgcttttctcaGCAGAGTGGTGATGGCACATTGAAGTCAGCTTTCACCTTTCTTCGTATGAAGGAGACCCGTGCAGTTGAAGGGCCCCCAGAGAAATGA
- the MPV17L gene encoding mpv17-like protein isoform X2 translates to MAGWWRVLQRAAQRYPWPTNVLLYTGLYSAGDALQQRLRDGPADWHQTRRVATVAVTFHANFNYVWLRLLERALPGRAPRAVLVKVLCDQAVGGPITLSAFYVGMNILQGKDDIFLDLKQKFWNTYKTGLMYWPFVQLTNFSLVPIHWRTAYTGLCGFLWATFLCFSQQSGDGTLKSAFTFLRMKETRAVEGPPEK, encoded by the exons ATGGCGGGCTGGTGGCGGGTGCTGCAGCGCGCGGCCCAGCGCTACCCGTGGCCCACCAACGTCCTCCTCTACACCGGGCTCTACTCCGCCGGCGACGCGCTGCAGCAGCGGCTGCGGGACGGCCCGGCCGACTGGCACCAGACCCGGCGCGTGGCCACAGTGGCCGTGACCTTCCACGCCAACTTCAACTACGTGTGGCTGCGCCTACTGGAGCGCGCGCTGCCAGGCCGCGCGCCACGCGCCGTTCTGGTCAAGGTGCTGTGCGACCAGGCGGTCGGCGGGCCCATCACGCTGTCCGCCTTCTACGTCG GTATGAACATTCTCCAGGGGAAAGATGATATATTTTTGGATCTGAAACAGAAATTCTGGAATACATACAAG acCGGTCTGATGTACTGGCCTTTTGTACAG CTGACCAACTTCAGCCTTGTCCCTATTCACTGGAGAACAGCTTACACTGGACTCTGTGGTTTTCTCTGGGCCAccttcctttgcttttctcaGCAGAGTGGTGATGGCACATTGAAGTCAGCTTTCACCTTTCTTCGTATGAAGGAGACCCGTGCAGTTGAAGGGCCCCCAGAGAAATGA
- the MPV17L gene encoding mpv17-like protein isoform X3 — protein sequence MAGWWRVLQRAAQRYPWPTNVLLYTGLYSAGDALQQRLRDGPADWHQTRRVATVAVTFHANFNYVWLRLLERALPGRAPRAVLVKVLCDQAVGGPITLSAFYVDRSDVLAFCTADQLQPCPYSLENSLHWTLWFSLGHLPLLFSAEW from the exons ATGGCGGGCTGGTGGCGGGTGCTGCAGCGCGCGGCCCAGCGCTACCCGTGGCCCACCAACGTCCTCCTCTACACCGGGCTCTACTCCGCCGGCGACGCGCTGCAGCAGCGGCTGCGGGACGGCCCGGCCGACTGGCACCAGACCCGGCGCGTGGCCACAGTGGCCGTGACCTTCCACGCCAACTTCAACTACGTGTGGCTGCGCCTACTGGAGCGCGCGCTGCCAGGCCGCGCGCCACGCGCCGTTCTGGTCAAGGTGCTGTGCGACCAGGCGGTCGGCGGGCCCATCACGCTGTCCGCCTTCTACGTCG acCGGTCTGATGTACTGGCCTTTTGTACAG CTGACCAACTTCAGCCTTGTCCCTATTCACTGGAGAACAGCTTACACTGGACTCTGTGGTTTTCTCTGGGCCAccttcctttgcttttctcaGCAGAGTGGTGA